A genomic stretch from Strongyloides ratti genome assembly S_ratti_ED321, chromosome : 1 includes:
- a CDS encoding 7TM GPCR, serpentine receptor class h (Srh) family-containing protein, translated as MLSIKNTGDKDGKNMAPILIVDNVSNIILAFLFVICLPQVEFHHSYIFIRFDGIVRYIINPTTKVIFLGLIFSAYVNIFSSVPMGYLQRSQIICRNYSKTKNQLIFAYVLTFSYSLITGFFYVSNFYLTVPDEIKMNVDIFSTIWYMEGNNVWDSLLVNNNILVFKIISGIVFMILVINVYSITPLQILKMFRLFKRHKNIMTAKSVKLQNQFQRIMYFHMVITIFVLLLPLIIIVISLHMKPFLTSGIGLWIVLTFYSIPFCMSFTTIFLTSNYRKVICCQKKMNNVFLTTEKIKVISQKKF; from the exons atgttatcaattaaaaatactgGAGATAAGGATGGAAAAAATATGGCACCAATTTTGATTGTTGATAAtgtttcaaatattattttagcttttttatttgtaatatgCCTACCACAGGTAGAATTTCAtcattcatatatttttataagatttGATGGAATTGTTCGGTATATTATTAATCCAACAacaaaagtaatttttttggGACTCATTTTTTCTGCCtatgttaatatattttcaagtGTACCTATGGGGTATCTACAAAGGAGTCAAATTATTTGTagaaattattcaaaaacaaaaaatcaACTTATTTTTGCTTATGTCTTAACTTTTTCTTACTCTTTAATAACTggatttttttatgtatcaaatttttatcttacaGTTCctgatgaaataaaaatgaatgttGATATATTTTCAACAATATGGTATATGGAAGGTAATAATGTCTGGGATAGTTTActtgttaataataat atattagtttttaaaataataagtgGAATAGTTTTTATGATTTTGGTAATAAATGTCTATTCAATTACTCCATTACAAATTCTTAAAATGTTTCGTCTCTTCAAAAggcataaaaatattatgactGCTAAAAGTGTAAAATTACAGAATCAATTTCAAAGAATAATGTATTTTCATATggtaataacaatatttgtattattattacctcttataataatagttatTTCATTACATATGAAACCATTTCTTACTAGTGGTATTGGACTTTGGATagttttaacattttattcaATTCCTTTTTGTATGTCATTTACAACAATCTTTTTGACATCAAATTATAGAAAAGTTATATGTTGTCAAAAGAAAATGAACAATGTTTTTTTGACAACAGAAAAAATCAAAGTTATTTcacaaaagaaattttag
- a CDS encoding O-glycosyltransferase yields the protein MMDSINNYFFQNSLIDRTMGPLNGGSSIIIANHPQLQVSNSNFTGGVHNNMNNIVPTAVMANLTNNMLVVESAAGSLGLTDLPTLKELAHRFYQSGDYHNAERQCLSVWQAEPSNVSVLLLLSSIYFQKKEYEKSLQFASIALTKNPSLAEAYCNLGNVFKERGQYKEAIENYRHAIELKTLVSKGDLEQAVVAYSTALQFNPALYCVRNDLGNLLKAMGKLEEAKVCYLKAIETNPSFAVAWSNLGCVFSNQGEIWLAIHHFEKAISLDSKFLDAFINLGNVLKEARIFDRAVATYLRALEIQSATPHQANSAVLYGNLACVYYEQGHLDLAIETYRRAIDLQPCYPDAYCNLANALKEKGFVEDAELAYNKALQLCPTHYDSKNNLANIKREQGKIEEAIALYRDALITCPTFAAAHSNLASILQQQGKHQEAICHFREAIKNSPLFPDAYSNMGNALKEMGDIASAVQCYTKAISIDSGFADAHSNLASIYKDTGNYPEAIKSYRTAMRLKGNQFPDAFCNLVHCLQIICDWDDYEFRMKQLVAIVADQLNKKRLPSVHPHHSMLYPLSHEQRKQIAERHAHLCWEKVQVYHRAPYTYPSRNCLKHGGRLKIGYVSSDFGNHPTSHLMQSVPGLHDRNKVEIFCFALSPNDGTNFRQKLSDEAEHFIDLSNLTCNASAADFINNLGIHILVNMNGYTKGARNEIFALKPAPIQAMWLGYPGTSGASYMDYIITDATTSPLELSHAYSEKLAYMPHTFFIGDHMFMLEHLKERVIVKDKSAAILSDKDNVTVCNATNLEPLLSKVELIPKVIETEVPHAPENEVKKTEVKMQILEVPTTEPLKDMIERREIAVSVEGVRVQNGLDTLSRTHVKAANGEEVPDTIIVSSRSQYNLPSHAIVYCNFNQLYKFDPKTMDCWIDILKQVPNSVLWLLRFPYHGESNIIKYCVERGIDCSRIIFSNVAAKEEHVRRGQLADVFLDSSICNAHTTGMDVLWTGTPMVTMPMETFASRVAASQLMALGCPELVAKSRKEYVDIAVRLGTDVDYLNQIRAKVWKARTTSTLFNVKQYCTDLEGLFYEMWKRYEEGLPVDHITSIRQSSPSNTYESD from the exons ATGATGGACtccattaataattatttttttcaaaattcaCTTATAGATAGA acTATGGGGCCTTTAAATGGAGGATCATCAATAATTATAGCAAACCATCCACAGTTACAAGTATCAAATAGTAATTTTACTGGAGGAGTACataataatatgaataatattGTGCCTACAGCAGTAATGGCTAACCTTACTAATAATATGTTGGTGGTTGAAAGTGCTGCTGGATCATTAGGTTTAACAGACCTACCAACATTAAAGGAATTAGCTCATAGATTTTATCAATCTGGAGATTATCATAATGCTGAAAGGCAATGTCTATCAGTGTGGCAAGCTGAACCATCAAATGTATCAGTtcttttacttttatcaTCTATATactttcaaaaaaaagaatatgaaAAGTCTTTACAATTTGCTAGTATAGCATTAACAAAAAATCCAAGTCTTGCGGAAGCATATTGTAATTTAGGAAATGTTTTCAAAGAACGTGGACAATATAAAGAAGCTATTGAAAATTATAGACATGCAatagaattaaaaa CTCTTGTGTCTAAAGGAGACCTGGAACAGGCTGTTGTTGCTTACTCAACAGCTCTTCAATTTAATCCAGCTTTATATTGTGTTAGGAATGATTTAGGAAACCTTTTAAAAGCTATGGGTAAATTAGAAGAAGCTAAagtttgttatttaaaagcAATAGAAACGAATCCATCATTTGCTGTAGCATGGTCTAATCTTGGTTGTGTATTTAGCAATCAAGGTGAAATATGGCTTGCTATACATCATTTTGAAAAAGCTATATCATTAGattctaaatttttagatgcatttataaatttaggAAATGTATTAAAAGAAGCAAGAATTTTTGATAGAGCTGTAGCAACATATTTACGTGCATTAGAAATTCAATCAGCAACACCTCATCAAGCTAATAGTGCTGTTCTTTATGGTAATCTGGCTTGTGTATATTATGAACAAGGACATCTAGATTTAGCTATTGAAACATATCGTCGTGCCATTGATCTCCAGCCTTGTTATCCAGATGCCTATTGTAATTTAGCTAATGCCTTAAAGGAAAAAGGTTTTGTAGAGGATGCTGAATTAGCATATAATAAAGCTCTTCAATTATGTCCAACACATTAtgattcaaaaaataatcttgCCAATATTAAAAGAGAACAAGGAAAAATTGAAGAGGCAATTGCTTTGTATAGAGATGCATTAATAACATGTCCAACATTTGCTGCTGCACATTCAAATCTAGCTTCAATTCTTCAACAACAAGGTAAACATCAAGAGGCAATATGCCATTTTAGGGAAGCTATTAAAAATTCACCACTATTTCCTGATGCTTATTCAAATATGGGAAATGCATTGAAAGAAATGGGTGATATAGCATCAGCAGTGCAATGTTATACAAAAGCAATAAGTATTGATAGTGGTTTTGCTGATGCTCATAGTAATTTAGCCAGTATTTATAAAGATACTGGTAATTATCCAGAAGCAATTAAATCATATCGTACAGCTATGAGATTAAAAGGAAACCAATTTCCTGATGCATTTTGTAATTTAGTACATTGTCTTCAAATTATTTGTGATTGGGATGATTATGAATTTCGTATGAAACAACTTGTAGCAATTGTGGCTgatcaattaaataaaaaaagattaccTTCAGTACATCCACATCATTCAATGTTATATCCATTATCACATGAACAAAGAAAACAAATAGCAGAACGGCATGCTCATTTATGTTGGGAAAAAGTTCAAGTTTATCATAGAGCACCATATACTTATCCATCTAGAAATTGTCTTAAACATGGTGGTAGACTAAAAATTGGTTATGTATCATCAGATTTTGGTAATCATCCAACATCTCATTTAATGCAATCTGTACCTGGTCTTCATGATCGTAATAAAgttgaaattttttgttttgcTTTATCACCAAATGATGGAACAAATTTTAGGCAAAAATTATCAGATGAAGCAGAACATTTTATTGATCTTTCAAATCTTACATGTAATGCATCAGCAGctgattttattaataatcttGGTATACATATTCTTGTTAATATGAATGGTTATACAAAAGGTGCTagaaatgaaatatttgCTTTAAAACCAGCACCTATTCAAGCTATGTGGTTAGGGTATCCAGGAACATCTGGTGCTAGTTACATGgattatattattactgATGCAACAACTTCACCATTAGAATTATCTCATGCATATTCAGAAAAATTAGCATATATGCCtcatacattttttattggtGATCATATGTTTATGTTGGAACATTTAAAAGAACGGGTTATAGTTAAAGATAAAAGTGCTGCAATTTTAAGTGATAAAGATAATGTAACAGTATGTAATGCAACAAATCTTGAACCTTTACTTAGTAAAGTTGAATTAATACCTAAAGTAATTGAGACAGAAGTACCACATGCTCCAGAAAATGAAGTTAAAAAAACTGAAGTTAAAATGCAAATTTTAGAAGTTCCAACAACAGAACCATTAAAAGATATGATAGAAAGACGTGAAATTGCCGTTAGTGTGGAAGGTGTTCGAGTTCAAAATGGTCTTGATACACTTAGTAGAACACATGTTAAAGCAGCAAATGGTGAAGAAGTTCCGGATACAATTATTGTTTCTTCTCGATCACAATATAATTTACCATCACATGCAATtgtttattgtaattttaatcaattatataaatttgatCCAAAAACTATGGATTGTTGGATAGATATATTGAAACAAGTTCCAAATTCAGTATTATGGTTACTTAGATTTCCATATCATGGTGAAtcaaatatcattaaatattgcGTAGAAAGGGGTATTGATTGTTCAcgtataatattttcaaatgtCGCTGCAAAAGAAGAACATGTTAGAAGAGGACAACTAGCTGATGTTTTTTTAGATTCATCAATTTGTAATGCTCATACAACag gtATGGATGTATTATGGACTGGAACACCAATGGTAACAATGCCAATGGAGACATTTGCTTCAAGGGTAGCTGCATCACAATTAATGGCACTTGGTTGTCCAGAGTTAGTGGCGAAATCAAGAAAAGAATATGTAGATATAGCTGTAAGGTTAGGAACAGATGTCgattatttaaatcaaatacGTGCCAAAGTGTGGAAAGCTCGAACAACATcaacattatttaatgttaaacaATATTGTACAGATTTAGAAGGTTTGTTTTATGAAATGTGGAAGCGATATGAGGAAGGGTTACCAGTAGATCATATTACAAGTATCAGGCAAAGTTCTCCTTCAAATACATATGAATCTGATTAA
- a CDS encoding 7TM GPCR, serpentine receptor class r (Str) family-containing protein has protein sequence MPILNIYDNVPVFIHFVGGYILAYGGLILNFIVMLFTYEKNLINENKEQRFITRVNCFTNMYYAVISLVVHPQIEIIHGTILLRCHGLGRSIINPITRIILFGVYIYAYIMIFTIVSIGFQFRYNLLCKRILLTTSQLGRYYFICFIYSIISGIIYSLNFSPIVPLKFRNEVNLNETIWINEEPFFWNHVLINNGNNIFLLLTIFLYFTLTVTSYGINIFFIVKMKMLIKSNKLRLSKKTLLLQKQFNTILNVQSIAPIFVILLPILLGIILVIAKIRINGFGLFIILGLEAVPFVNGLSVIVLTKEYRLKKRCIKNTLTKTTTKVILTK, from the exons atgcctatattaaatatttatgataatgttccagtttttatacattttgtAGGTGGGTACATCTTAGCTTATGGtggtttaattttaaactttattgtAATGCTATTTacttatgaaaaaaatttaattaatgaaaataaggAACAAAGATTTATAACAAGAGTTAATTGTTTTACAAATATGTATTATGCTGTTATTTCTTTAGTTGTTCATCCacaaatagaaataattcaTGGTACTATTTTGTTGAGATGTCATGGTTTAGGAAGATCAATTATAAATCCAATCACTAGAATTATTCTTTTTggtgtttatatatatgctTATATCATGATTTTTACTATAGTTTCTATAGGATTTCAATTTCGATATAATTTACTttgtaaaagaattttattaacaacaTCACAACTTGgtagatattattttatttgttttatttactCAATTATTTCTGGAATTATctattcattaaatttttctccAATTGTACcattaaaatttagaaatgaagtcaatttaaatgaaacaaTTTGGATAAATGAAGAACCATTTTTTTGGAATCATGTTTTGATTAATAATGGG aataatatttttttactattaacaatatttttatattttacattaacTGTTACTTCCTATggtattaatatattttttattgttaaaatgaaaatgttaataaaaagtaacaaATTACGTCTCAGTAAAAAAACACTCCTTCttcaaaaacaatttaacACAATTTTGAATGTTCAATCTATAGCACcaatatttgtaatattattaccaATATTATTAGGTATAATATTAGTAATAGCAAAAATTCGAATAAATGGTTTTGgactttttataattcttGGTCTTGAAGCAGTTCCTTTTGTTAATGGTTTATCTGTCATAGTATTAACCAAAGAatatagattaaaaaaaagatgtattaaaaatactttaacaAAGACAACAacaaaagttattttaacaaaatga